Within Cercospora beticola chromosome 6, complete sequence, the genomic segment GATACATGAGGACTGTCGCTCTCTAATATCCCAGCGATGTCGAGGAGGAGAGCTTTGGCGCGAGCCTCTCGCCGTGAAGCTTCGTTAGCCGGGGCTTGGCTTGTCAACAGTACCGCGTAGTTCAGGTACAGCGTGGCAAGGGCCCTGACTTGAGCAGGCGATTCTGGTTCGGATGCGTATGACCGGACGAGTTTGAGAGCAGCGTCGAAAGTGCCATCTGCAATTAGGCATCCAGCATCGGTTTTGAACAAGTTCGCGAGGAGCCGGATGGAATGCACGGCATTGTTCGCTGTTTCTTGATGAGGCTGAAGTACACCAGCGCTGGCCAGGGTGTCGACGATTGTCTTGTCCCCACTACAGGTCGTGCTGATGAAGGAAGGTGAAACGGCCAGTAGTGCGAGTACGCCGACTGCAGGCACCTTACTCTTTGTCGGCCATGTTGAGGCGATCTTCAGTAGTGTTGAGGTTTGCGTGTCTGTCGGTCGTGGATCCTGCTTGTTCTGAAGCTGCGtagagagcttcttcagcgctTCAAGCTCGTCAGACTGTACGCCGCCCAACTCTCCTGACTTTTGAACAATAATGTTGATAGCGTTGATGGGGTTGCCTTCGATGATCTCAACATATGATCGTTGCGGCAGCTTTCGCTGTCCGGAGACTGAGGCAGAGCCAGCATCTCCAGGTCGGTATCGACTGTCACTTCCCCAAGGATCTCGCGCTTGTGGGGGAGGATTGGAAGCGCCGGAGCCTTGGCCAAATTTGGCGCCTTTGGTGTTGTCTGAGATCCAATTCGCGACCTGCTCGTAATATGTCATGGGAAGTTCGTTTCGTTCCAGAAATTTTCGTGCTGCGTCCCAAGAGCTCTCTGTCAGATTGTAAGGTAACTTGAGAGGAGGCTTGCCATCCTCGATATCGATGTCGAAGACGTAGTCGTATTCTTGTCCATTgtacgtcttcttcttggcgccTGTCCCTTCTCCCTCTACGACTGTCCCAATCTGCAGCACGAGAGGTCAGTGTCGGAACTCATTATTCGCTCGACTGGGCCACACAACGTACCAAGTTCCACTGACTCGTAGAAGAAGCCCACAAGTGAGCAGTTACGCTCCCGTCATGTTCTCGTATGAAGAGTTGCTGACCATCCTTTTGACCAACTTGTGTTTGGAGTGCCTCTGTTGACAATGCGTTAGCTCCCGCACTGTAATTTCATGCAGCCACTCCTTCGCATTTCTGTTTTGGGCATCGTCGCAAAAAGCACTGAAATGCAGTAAGGAGCAGAATCTGACGTACCTGGGCTTGGTAGATTCTCCTTTTGAAACGGCTGGCCTTGGGCCGCAGTCTCTGCAGGTATCGCGTACATGCGGTTTGTCTCGTCGAACTTCGCGATAGTCTGCAATATCGTCAGCGACTCACGATCACTTTCTCTACCTCATTGCTGTGTCACTCATACCTCTGCATCTGCTTGTCGTTCTGGATCGCGAGAGAAGATTCGAATGACGTTGTCGCTCGCTCCACTGACGATGTCGCCGGTCTCTGGACAAGCCGCAACAGTCCAGATGCTGATCGCGGGATGCGTAATGGTCTGTATGCATTGTCCGTTTCTCCATATCTTGACTGTGCGATCTTCCGACGAGCTCACCAGATCTCCATTCGGTAGAATGGCCAGATCGTAGATATACGCCGTGTGTCCCTCGAGCTCACCAATTGGCTGCCCATCCAGAGTCCATATCCGAATAACTTCATCATTGCCCGCAGAGGCCACAGCACCACCAGACCAGTGGTCAGATGGCAGCTTCGCGAAGCACCGAACAACGTCTGTATGCCCTTTGATCGCCTGGTGCAATTTCCCGTTGAAATCAAACACTCGAATGATTTTGTCCGCACATGCCGTCAAGATGAATTTGCTGTCGTATATCTCAACACCCCACACTGGCCCATCATGACCTTGCAGCTCTGCAATTACATTGCCGCCCTCGATGTCCCATAGAAAGACCTGACTGTCCCAGCCTCCACTGACCACTTTGCTACCATCCTCGGTGAGCGCGAGACAGGTGATGTTGCCCGCATGCCCAATAAGCATGCGATGAGCATCCTCGTCTGGCGACTGTCCGACCTGCTTTACAAACACGAAAGTCTCGCGGCCACCGGCTGCAACTACACCCTTaggatgctgctgcgatggcggAGCGTATGCCAGTCCGTTGAACCAATGTGAGCCCTTCAGTGCGATGGTGTCGTCGAAGGCGGGCGGTTTCGGCGATGTGAGGCTCCATTGCCGGACGGTGTTATCTCGAGAAGCGGAAAAGAGGAGATGGCCGTTCGGGAAGACGACTGCTCTGACCTATGGGCCAATTGCTCGTCAGCAATTACCAT encodes:
- a CDS encoding uncharacterized protein (BUSCO:EOG09261B3Q); translation: MTGDFKLSATLRGHEEDVRAVVFPNGHLLFSASRDNTVRQWSLTSPKPPAFDDTIALKGSHWFNGLAYAPPSQQHPKGVVAAGGRETFVFVKQVGQSPDEDAHRMLIGHAGNITCLALTEDGSKVVSGGWDSQVFLWDIEGGNVIAELQGHDGPVWGVEIYDSKFILTACADKIIRVFDFNGKLHQAIKGHTDVVRCFAKLPSDHWSGGAVASAGNDEVIRIWTLDGQPIGELEGHTAYIYDLAILPNGDLVSSSEDRTVKIWRNGQCIQTITHPAISIWTVAACPETGDIVSGASDNVIRIFSRDPERQADAETIAKFDETNRMYAIPAETAAQGQPFQKENLPSPEALQTQVGQKDGQQLFIREHDGSVTAHLWASSTSQWNLIGTVVEGEGTGAKKKTYNGQEYDYVFDIDIEDGKPPLKLPYNLTESSWDAARKFLERNELPMTYYEQVANWISDNTKGAKFGQGSGASNPPPQARDPWGSDSRYRPGDAGSASVSGQRKLPQRSYVEIIEGNPINAINIIVQKSGELGGVQSDELEALKKLSTQLQNKQDPRPTDTQTSTLLKIASTWPTKSKVPAVGVLALLAVSPSFISTTCSGDKTIVDTLASAGVLQPHQETANNAVHSIRLLANLFKTDAGCLIADGTFDAALKLVRSYASEPESPAQVRALATLYLNYAVLLTSQAPANEASRREARAKALLLDIAGILESDSPHVSDADSFYRALAALGTLLTLGSDFRAAYKGALGGTLELVRRKPAAQSQNVKELLAEVQDELRG